A genomic window from Sebastes fasciatus isolate fSebFas1 chromosome 7, fSebFas1.pri, whole genome shotgun sequence includes:
- the LOC141770963 gene encoding extracellular calcium-sensing receptor-like — MSWLSWLHTRLPSSALSLLLLIVVGRQKEPELAQAIVCSRWGAPSDKSLSQDGDVIIGGLFNLYYTPALQQGFTKLPHYEPCTGLDLESLKNVYSMTFAVDEINGNSTLLPGVKLGYRILDSCFNWALQVALSLVGGDTHSCNLTSSMPPGGQPVPLLIGAASSTITIILSRILGPLSVPLISYFASCPCLSDRLKFPNFFRTIPSDIYQAQAMARLAIHFRWTWMGAVIINNDYGHLAIQAFQEKTQGKGVCLEFIETVHRETIVSDARRVALTIQASTARVILIFCWYTDARTILLELAKRNVTDRQFLASEAWSTSGDLLQDLAIYKVATGVLGVAIRSATIPGFQNYLRSLHPIRRPDDEFLKEFWEKEFGCTPCSGTESLEGVQNPFTDTSQLRVAYNVYLAVYAAAHALHSLLSCNRSTCSSPKHIKPIELLQHLNKVNVTTPQGEMFYFQGGDIPAKYDLVNWQKTSEGSLRLVLIGRVDGFDLILNESAIQWSTGSTQVPVSVCSESCPPGTRKANRKGEPLCCFDCISCAEGEISNQTGSLHCERCPSEFWSNAKQTACIPRQLDFLSFNETLGITLTAVAVSGATVTTAVFVVFLCYRQTPMVRANNSELSFLLLLSLKLCFLCSLVFIGRPSVWACRFQQAAFGISFVLCVSCLLVKTLVVLVVFRSARPGAESLMKWFGPGQQRGSVCLFTSIQIIICATWLSLSPPVPQRDLGFQGSKVTLECAMASVVGFSLVLGYIGLLACTCLLLAFLARKLPDNFNEAKLITFSMLIFCAVWVAFVPAYVSSPGKYVVAVEIFAILASSYGLLLCIFAPKCFIILLRPEKNTKKHLMAR; from the exons ATGTCTTGGCTCTCCTGGCTCCACACTCGGTTGCCCTCCTCGGCTCTCTCCCTGCTGCTTCTCATTGTAGTGGGCAGACAGAAAGAGCCGGAGCTGGCTCAGGCGATAGTTTGCTCCCGGTGGGGAGCACCAAGCGACAAGAGCCTCTCCCAGGATGGAGATGTGATTATCGGTGGACTTTTTAATCTGTATTACACACCGGCTCTTCAGCAGGGATTCACCAAGCTTCCTCACTATGAACCATGCACTGG TTTAGATCTAGAGTCATTAAAAAACGTATATAGTATGACGTTTGCGGTGGATGAAATCAATGGTAACAGCACCCTGCTACCAGGAGTGAAGCTGGGCTACCGTATACTTGATAGCTGCTTCAACTGGGCTCTGCAAGTTGCACTGTCGCTGGTCggaggagacacacacagctgcaactTAACATCCTCTATGCCTC CAGGTGGTCAGCCTGTTCCTTTACTCATTGGTGCTGCCTCGTCAACAATAACCATAATTCTGTCAAGGATCCTTGGGCCTCTCTCTGTGCCACTT ATCAGCTACTTTGCAAGCTGCCCCTGTCTTAGTGACAGGCTTAAGTTTCCTAACTTCTTCAGAACAATCCCCAGTGATATTTACCAAGCCCAGGCCATGGCACGACTGGCCATACACTTCCGCTGGACATGGATGGGAGCTGTGATTATAAACAATGATTATGGTCATTTGGCAATACAG GCATTTCAGGAAAAGACTCAGGGGAAAGGGGTGTGTTTGGAATTCATAGAGACTGTCCACAGAGAAACTATTGTGAGTGATGCCAGACGTGTAGCCCTCACAATTCAAGCTTCGACTGCCAGGGTGATTCTGATCTTTTGCTGGTATACTGATGCAAGGACAATATTGCTGGAACTGGCCAAGAGAAAT GTGACTGACAGACAGTTTCTGGCCAGTGAGGCTTGGAGCACCAGTGGTGATCTTCTCCAAGATCTTGCCATCTATAAAGTGGCAACTGGCGTTCTTGGTGTGGCCATTCGAAGTGCAACAATACCCGGATTTCAAAATTATCTCCGAAGTTTGCACCCAATTCGTCGTCCTGATGATGAATTCTTAAAAGAATTCTGGGAAAAGGAGTTTGGATGCA CACCCTGCAGCGGCACAGAGTCCCTGGAGGGAGTGCAGAATCCCTTCACTGACACTTCCCAGCTAAGGGTGGCTTATAATGTCTACCTAGCTGTTTATGCTGCAGCCCACGCCCTGCACAGTCTTCTCTCCTGCAACAGATCCACCTGCTCCTCTCCAAAACACATCAAACCCATAGAG CTGTTGCAGCACTTGAACAAAGTGAACGTCACCACACCACAGGGTGAAATGTTTTACTTCCAAGGGGGCGATATTCCAGCAAAGTACGACCTTGTCAACTGGCAGAAGACCTCTGAGGGGTCACTCAGACTGGTTTTGATCGGCCGTGTGGACGGGTTTGACCTCATTCTTAATGAATCGGCTATTCAGTGGAGCACAGGATCCACTCAG GTGCCTGTTTCAGTGTGCAGTGAGAGCTGCCCCCCAGGCACCCGGAAGGCCAACAGGAAAGGAGAACCTCTCTGCTGCTTTGACTGTATCTCATGTGCTGAAGGGGAGATTAGCAATCAAACTG GTTCCCTTCACTGTGAGCGTTGTCCATCAGAGTTTTGGTCCAATGCTAAACAAACAGCTTGCATCCCTCGCCAGCTGGACTTCCTTTCCTTTAATGAAACCTTGGGCATCACCCTGactgcagtagctgtgtctGGTGCCACGGTGACAACAGCTGTGTTTGTGGTGTTTCTCTGCTACCGTCAAACACCTATG GTGCGAGCCAACAATTCAGAACTGAGCTTCCTGCTTCTCCTGTCGCTGAAGCTCTGCTTCCTGTGCTCTCTGGTATTCATCGGTCGTCCATCAGTCTGGGCTTGTCGGTTCCAGCAGGCAGCTTTTGGGATCAgctttgtactttgtgtttcctGCCTCCTGGTCAAAACCCTGGTAGTTCTTGTTGTTTTCCGCTCAGCTCGGCCCGGTGCTGAATCCCTGATGAAGTGGTTTGGTCCAGGCCAGCAGAGAGGAAGTGTCTGCCTCTTTACATCAATACAG ATTATCATCTGTGCCACATGGCTGTCCCTCAGCCCCCCTGTGCCTCAACGTGATCTTGGTTTTCAAGGTTCAAAGGTCACCCTGGAGTGTGCCATGGCCTCTGTGGTGGGCTTCTCTCTGGTTCTGGGTTACATTGGTCTGCTGGCCTGCACCTGCCTCCTCTTGGCCTTTCTTGCCCGGAAACTCCCCGACAATTTCAACGAGGCCAAACTGATCACCTTCAGCATGCTGATATTCTGTGCTGTCTGGGTGGCCTTTGTTCCTGCTTACGTTAGCTCTCCTGGGAAATATGTTGTCGCTGTGGAGATTTTTGCAATCCTGGCCTCTAGCTATGGTTTACTGCTCTGCATTTTTGCCCCCAAATGTTTCATCATTCTCTTGAGGCCTGAGAAAAACACTAAGAAACACCTGATGGCCAGGTAG